A genomic stretch from Pelotomaculum schinkii includes:
- a CDS encoding helix-turn-helix domain-containing protein, with the protein MKCLAQRLTALRGNRSQTELARKAGIPQSAISEIEAGKRIPRTDTLQKLATALGVSVAELLDDEPLPKAVSE; encoded by the coding sequence ATGAAGTGTCTTGCTCAACGCTTAACAGCACTTCGTGGGAATAGATCCCAAACAGAATTAGCAAGGAAAGCAGGTATTCCACAGTCCGCAATAAGTGAAATTGAAGCCGGAAAGAGAATACCAAGAACAGATACCTTACAAAAACTTGCTACTGCCCTGGGTGTTTCCGTAGCTGAACTGCTGGATGATGAGCCGCTGCCTAAAGCAGTAAGCGAATAA
- a CDS encoding helix-turn-helix domain-containing protein, which translates to MSIGKRLKEARTYLKLTQEKFAQPLAITRGYIASMENDLQEPSDTLLKLISIEHGISIAWLKTGEGEMLTSPEEALKNLMARFGEQTIIAAFAGLLKEHNLIMPNGGLGSRHAATGDPALNRMVGTLCDLWAAGDDKIRNWAEVQFDLAIPHNVIEELQKKQKDSGESQVS; encoded by the coding sequence ATGAGTATTGGTAAGCGTTTAAAAGAGGCAAGAACCTATTTAAAATTAACCCAAGAAAAATTTGCCCAACCACTGGCTATTACAAGGGGTTACATTGCTAGTATGGAAAACGATTTACAAGAACCCTCTGATACACTTCTAAAACTTATCTCTATCGAACATGGTATTTCAATAGCATGGTTAAAAACAGGAGAAGGAGAGATGCTCACCTCCCCTGAAGAAGCCTTAAAAAACTTAATGGCCCGCTTTGGCGAGCAGACCATAATTGCTGCATTTGCTGGTTTACTGAAAGAACATAACTTAATTATGCCTAACGGCGGGCTAGGCAGCCGCCACGCTGCTACCGGTGATCCAGCGCTAAATCGCATGGTGGGAACCCTTTGTGATCTATGGGCCGCCGGCGACGATAAAATTAGAAACTGGGCGGAAGTACAATTTGACCTGGCTATTCCCCACAACGTAATTGAAGAGCTTCAAAAAAAACAAAAAGATTCTGGCGAGTCGCAGGTCAGTTAG
- a CDS encoding Rpn family recombination-promoting nuclease/putative transposase has product MVQSINRINDYAFKRIMGSEEGKDALLSFLNAVLKPAPGKELASVELLDRELDPRYLLDRAARLDILARTATGALVNIEVQIANQYNIDKRTLFYWAGLYHGQLSRGEDFRSLKKTITINILGFSWFTDKERYHHIFQLREKDTGELLNEDMEIHFLELPKIVKLDRRPSDALEEWMLYLNNLEGKEMEAIAMENPGIKKALTIEQIFLKDKKERRLYELREKAYRDELSALAGARAEGEARGEARGEARGEARGEARGRQEAICKYLEARFGDASLGLQEKVRQYNELEKLDMLINKIYTAASLEEAGAIINGI; this is encoded by the coding sequence GTGGTACAAAGCATCAATCGCATCAATGATTATGCTTTTAAACGGATCATGGGTTCAGAAGAAGGCAAAGACGCACTGCTAAGCTTCCTGAATGCTGTACTGAAACCGGCGCCCGGCAAAGAGCTGGCTTCCGTTGAGTTGCTGGACCGGGAACTTGACCCCAGGTACCTGTTGGACAGAGCGGCCCGGTTGGATATACTGGCTAGAACGGCGACGGGCGCCCTGGTCAATATAGAGGTCCAGATCGCTAACCAGTATAACATCGACAAGCGGACGCTGTTTTACTGGGCCGGACTTTACCACGGGCAGCTTTCCCGTGGAGAAGATTTCAGGAGTCTCAAGAAAACTATTACGATTAACATACTGGGATTTAGTTGGTTCACGGATAAGGAGCGGTATCACCATATATTTCAGTTGAGAGAAAAGGATACCGGAGAGTTGCTTAACGAGGATATGGAAATACATTTTTTGGAGTTGCCGAAGATAGTGAAACTTGATCGCAGGCCCAGTGATGCTCTGGAAGAATGGATGTTGTACCTGAACAACCTGGAAGGGAAAGAAATGGAGGCGATCGCCATGGAGAACCCGGGTATCAAAAAAGCGCTGACCATTGAGCAAATTTTCCTAAAAGATAAGAAAGAACGCAGGCTGTATGAGTTGCGGGAAAAAGCGTACCGGGACGAGCTTTCCGCATTGGCAGGCGCTAGGGCGGAGGGTGAAGCCAGAGGAGAAGCCAGAGGAGAAGCTAGAGGAGAAGCCAGAGGAGAAGCTAGAGGCAGACAGGAGGCTATTTGCAAGTACCTGGAGGCCAGGTTTGGGGATGCTTCGCTAGGCTTGCAGGAAAAAGTCAGGCAGTATAATGAGTTGGAGAAACTGGACATGCTCATCAACAAAATATACACTGCTGCTTCGCTTGAAGAGGCCGGCGCTATCATTAACGGCATATAG
- a CDS encoding copper amine oxidase N-terminal domain-containing protein, whose amino-acid sequence MKKFIALGIFFGLAVIFIPWLHSAKAEQVDVYEDNQLVKSVVFKIGVPEYVVNGQTPGVKMDVAPFIQDDRTFVPVRFLGNALGVSDENINWNGEVRRVFVAGPNNTSLVMTIDVKEIMVDGQARAIDVAPVLTSDRTFLPARYVAEGLGYEVAWDEATQTVVCWPAGETKPDVSAAVDYLNQVQEQPQDQAQATPYVPAGWKQVSYNGGQAYIPPDAENRYPNVYFMEKGNMVQFDTKGLTISYPCKQFSNEKADQTAKDLLLSNIGDSSLVQQIWDYGAQKTTRGYWLPLKIFPGTEKFKEIQVENADGCIAVLCMY is encoded by the coding sequence ATGAAAAAATTCATAGCGCTTGGTATCTTTTTTGGACTTGCGGTAATCTTTATTCCCTGGCTGCATTCGGCTAAAGCCGAGCAGGTGGACGTGTACGAGGACAACCAGTTGGTCAAATCGGTGGTATTCAAGATCGGGGTGCCAGAGTATGTGGTGAACGGCCAGACCCCCGGCGTTAAAATGGACGTGGCTCCGTTCATCCAGGATGACCGGACGTTTGTGCCGGTAAGATTCCTGGGCAACGCCCTGGGTGTGAGCGACGAAAATATTAATTGGAACGGTGAAGTGCGGCGCGTATTTGTTGCGGGGCCGAATAATACCAGCCTGGTAATGACGATAGATGTTAAGGAGATTATGGTCGACGGCCAGGCCCGGGCCATCGACGTGGCGCCGGTACTGACCAGCGACCGGACCTTCCTGCCGGCCCGGTACGTAGCCGAGGGACTGGGCTATGAAGTAGCCTGGGACGAAGCCACTCAGACGGTGGTATGCTGGCCAGCGGGTGAGACGAAGCCGGACGTAAGCGCGGCGGTGGATTACCTGAACCAAGTGCAAGAGCAGCCGCAGGATCAGGCGCAGGCCACCCCTTACGTTCCTGCGGGCTGGAAACAGGTCAGCTATAACGGTGGACAGGCTTACATCCCGCCTGACGCAGAGAACAGGTACCCTAACGTGTATTTCATGGAAAAAGGCAACATGGTCCAATTCGACACAAAAGGCTTGACTATTAGCTACCCCTGCAAACAGTTTTCCAACGAAAAAGCCGACCAGACCGCTAAGGACCTTTTGCTGTCCAACATCGGCGATTCCAGCCTGGTGCAGCAGATCTGGGACTACGGCGCCCAGAAGACCACCCGGGGATATTGGCTGCCGCTGAAAATTTTCCCCGGCACGGAGAAGTTTAAGGAAATCCAGGTGGAAAACGCCGATGGCTGCATCGCTGTGCTGTGCATGTATTAA
- a CDS encoding RNA-guided endonuclease InsQ/TnpB family protein, with amino-acid sequence MIINRAYRYELKPNISQRILLAKHAGCARFAYNWGLARRIELYQAEKKSTNAMAQHRALNKLKQTDFPWMYEVSKCAPQEALRDLDRAFKNFFTGLKAGEKIGSPKFKKKGVHDSFRLTGAIKVEEKAVQLPRLGIIRLKEESAIGGRILSATVSREADRWFVSFSCEVAIPDPEPVFGDAVGIDVGLHHFAAMSDGTKIEASKPLGKYLKRLKRLSKKHSRMQKGSNNRKKSALGLARLHRRIRNSRRDFIHKLTTELAKTKSEIVIEDLNVRGMLQNDRLSRHIADVGWGEFRRQLAYKTVWYGSTLILAPRFYPSSKTCSSCGYVMDSMPLSIREWDCPCCGVHHDRDINAAVNLKKYARIVA; translated from the coding sequence ATGATAATTAACCGTGCCTATCGGTATGAGTTAAAACCAAACATATCTCAGAGAATCCTCCTTGCCAAGCATGCCGGATGCGCTCGCTTCGCTTACAACTGGGGGCTAGCCCGCCGGATCGAGCTGTATCAAGCGGAAAAGAAGTCAACTAATGCTATGGCCCAACACCGGGCGTTGAATAAGCTTAAACAGACAGATTTCCCCTGGATGTATGAGGTTTCCAAGTGTGCTCCCCAGGAAGCCCTGCGGGATCTCGACCGGGCATTCAAAAACTTTTTCACTGGTCTGAAAGCAGGAGAGAAGATCGGATCTCCCAAGTTCAAGAAGAAAGGTGTCCATGACTCTTTCCGATTGACGGGAGCAATCAAGGTTGAAGAGAAAGCCGTTCAGCTTCCCCGCCTGGGTATAATCCGTCTCAAAGAAGAATCAGCGATAGGTGGCCGGATTCTTTCGGCCACCGTCAGCAGAGAAGCGGATCGCTGGTTTGTCAGCTTTTCCTGTGAGGTAGCGATTCCAGATCCTGAACCTGTCTTCGGTGATGCTGTTGGCATTGACGTGGGGTTGCACCATTTTGCCGCCATGTCTGACGGGACGAAGATCGAAGCTTCTAAACCTCTGGGCAAGTATCTGAAAAGACTCAAGAGATTATCCAAGAAACACAGCAGAATGCAAAAAGGCTCCAACAACCGGAAGAAAAGCGCTCTTGGATTAGCCCGGCTGCACCGGCGCATCCGCAACAGCCGGCGGGACTTCATTCACAAGCTCACGACAGAGCTGGCAAAAACCAAGTCAGAGATCGTGATCGAAGATTTGAATGTCCGCGGGATGTTGCAAAATGACCGGTTGTCCAGGCATATCGCAGACGTGGGCTGGGGAGAATTCCGGCGGCAATTAGCATATAAGACTGTGTGGTACGGGTCAACACTGATACTCGCTCCCCGATTTTATCCCAGCAGCAAGACATGCTCATCTTGCGGTTATGTAATGGATAGCATGCCCCTATCTATTCGTGAATGGGACTGTCCTTGCTGCGGAGTTCATCATGACCGTGACATTAATGCAGCTGTCAACCTGAAGAAATATGCAAGAATCGTTGCTTAA
- a CDS encoding Spo0E family sporulation regulatory protein-aspartic acid phosphatase, which produces MTPALQNLVQKNPPIEEQLIKIENLRYKLNSTSIEDRQRLLLLSQKLDKLILTYQRQMV; this is translated from the coding sequence ATGACACCAGCGTTACAGAATTTGGTGCAAAAAAACCCACCTATTGAAGAGCAGTTAATTAAAATAGAAAACCTTCGTTATAAGCTAAACTCCACCAGCATAGAGGATAGACAAAGGCTGCTGTTATTAAGCCAAAAGCTTGATAAGCTTATATTAACTTATCAGCGGCAAATGGTATAA
- a CDS encoding helix-turn-helix domain-containing protein, with amino-acid sequence MDIGQRIKTTREHQGISMNALSKKSGAAQSAISEIESGKRQPTFEVLEKIVFGLGLTLSEFFADPPAELQPDLRQMVDVAQKLTPLQRELLISVMKEMVKDNQPEGD; translated from the coding sequence TTGGATATAGGTCAAAGAATTAAGACAACCAGAGAGCACCAAGGTATCAGCATGAATGCATTATCAAAAAAATCTGGCGCGGCCCAATCCGCAATTAGCGAAATAGAATCTGGGAAACGTCAGCCAACTTTTGAAGTTCTTGAAAAAATAGTCTTTGGACTGGGACTTACCCTTTCCGAGTTTTTCGCTGACCCTCCTGCTGAACTTCAACCTGATCTTCGTCAGATGGTTGATGTTGCTCAAAAACTTACCCCCCTGCAACGTGAACTGTTGATCTCTGTCATGAAAGAGATGGTCAAAGATAATCAACCGGAAGGAGACTAA
- a CDS encoding helix-turn-helix domain-containing protein translates to MSISDRLLKARKTLNLTQADFAKPLGIDRGYISTLEHDSRAPSETLLKLIEHEHGISVTWLKTGEGQMLVPPEEVIIDQIARFGEQTILNAFNFVIKKHDLTVDTDDPELNRMINTLYDLWAVGDERLKAWASMQFDIAFPKHIVEEAKKQKTPFVTSVVKSDEGGLNPETKGE, encoded by the coding sequence ATGAGTATTTCAGATCGCTTACTAAAGGCAAGAAAAACACTAAATCTTACTCAGGCTGATTTTGCTAAACCCCTGGGCATAGATAGGGGTTATATTTCTACGCTTGAACATGACTCGCGTGCACCTTCCGAAACACTGTTGAAACTTATAGAACATGAGCATGGTATCTCAGTTACATGGTTGAAAACAGGGGAAGGACAGATGCTCGTCCCTCCTGAAGAAGTGATAATAGATCAAATAGCCCGGTTTGGCGAGCAGACCATTCTGAATGCTTTTAACTTCGTTATAAAAAAACACGACTTGACCGTGGACACCGACGATCCTGAACTAAATCGCATGATCAACACACTTTATGACCTCTGGGCCGTCGGCGATGAACGCCTCAAGGCTTGGGCTTCCATGCAGTTTGATATAGCCTTTCCTAAACACATCGTAGAGGAAGCCAAAAAACAAAAAACACCGTTTGTTACTTCGGTGGTGAAGAGTGATGAGGGAGGACTTAATCCTGAAACCAAAGGAGAATGA